In Oxyura jamaicensis isolate SHBP4307 breed ruddy duck chromosome 20, BPBGC_Ojam_1.0, whole genome shotgun sequence, the following are encoded in one genomic region:
- the BCL2L1 gene encoding bcl-2-like protein 1 yields MSSSNRDLVIDFVSYKLSQKGYSWSQLEEEDENRTDFAAEADMDGVLNGSPSWHPPASQVVNGAAVHRSGLEVHEIVQSAAVRQALREAGDEFELRYRRAFSDLTSQLHITPGTAYQSFEQVVNELFRDGVNWGRIVAFFSFGGALCVESVDKEMRVLVARIVAWMTTYLTDHLDPWIQENGGWERFVDLYGNDAAAEMRKGQETFNKWLLTGATVAGVLLLGSLLSRK; encoded by the exons ATGTCCAGCAGCAACCGGGACTTGGTGATTGACTTTGTTTCCTACAAGCTGTCGCAGAAGGGCTAcagctggagccagctggaggaggaggatgagaaCAGGACTGACTTCGCAGCGGAGGCCGACATGGACGGGGTGCTCAACGGGAGCCCGTCCTGGCACCCGCCCGCCAGCCAGGTAGTGAACGGCGCCGCCGTGCACCGGAGCGGCCTGGAGGTCCACGAAATCGTGCAGTCGGCCGCCGTCCGGCAGGCGCTGCGAGAAGCGGGGGATGAGTTCGAGCTGAGGTACCGCAGGGCCTTCAGCGACCTCACCTCCCAGCTCCACATCACCCCCGGCACGGCGTACCAGAGCTTCGAGCAGGTGGTGAACGAACTCTTCCGCGATGGAGTGAACTGGGGGCGCATCGTGGCTTTCTTCTCCTTCGGAGGGGCGCTGTGCGTCGAGAGCGTCGACAAGGAGATGCGGGTACTGGTGGCACGCATTGTGGCGTGGATGACCACGTACTTGACCGACCATCTAGACCCCTGGATCCAGGAGAACGGCGGATGG GAGCGGTTTGTGGACCTCTACGGGAACGATGCTGCTGCGGAGATGAGGAAGGGCCAGGAGACCTTCAACAAATGGCTCCTGACCGGGGCGACGGTGGCCGGAGTGCTCCTGCTGGGATCCCTGCTGAGCCGCAAGTGA